The Solanum lycopersicum chromosome 6, SLM_r2.1 genome has a window encoding:
- the LOC101252193 gene encoding transcription factor PRE3: MSSRRSRSSRHSGGSRISEDQINDLVNKLQQLLPELRNRSSDKVSASRVLQDTCNYIKSLHREVDDLSDRLSELLESSDTTQAALIRSLLMQ, translated from the exons atgtCTAGTAGAAGGTCAAGATCATCAAGACATTCAGGAGGATCAAGGATAAGTGAGGACCAAATCAATGATCTTGTTAACAAATTGCAACAACTTCTTCCAGAGCTAAGGAATAGATCCTCTGACAAG GTTTCAGCAAGTAGGGTGTTGCAAGATACAtgcaattatataaaaagtttgcATAGAGAAGTTGATGATCTGAGTGACAGATTATCAGAGTTATTGGAATCATCAGACACTACTCAAGCAGCTCTAATTAGAAGCCTACTTATGCAATAG